Proteins encoded by one window of Kribbella italica:
- a CDS encoding HypC/HybG/HupF family hydrogenase formation chaperone — protein sequence MCLGIPGRIVSTVEGFDLGQVEVAGVLREINLALLDGPFVPGEYILIHSGFALERMTAERAADALAFFGGE from the coding sequence ATGTGCCTCGGAATCCCGGGCCGGATCGTCAGCACCGTCGAGGGTTTCGACCTCGGGCAGGTCGAGGTGGCCGGCGTGCTGCGGGAGATCAATCTGGCGCTGCTGGACGGGCCGTTCGTACCGGGTGAGTACATCTTGATCCACAGCGGGTTCGCGCTGGAGCGGATGACGGCCGAGCGGGCCGCCGATGCCTTGGCGTTCTTCGGCGGCGAGTGA
- a CDS encoding helix-turn-helix domain-containing protein has protein sequence MSDLPPGDTDHGLFVAPVVVVSHTFPARPGALPDAELFVREALQPVVLEQVESAALYDAITTALLAAAGPDNGAFDVTVRIFPDGVEVEVLHGATRPWLGASPRVGDKPFASWLESVLARQGLSQEAAAQRAGVSVRTISRWLRGDTEPRLRDLRRVHAVFGPPPAG, from the coding sequence ATGTCTGACCTCCCGCCGGGCGACACCGACCACGGCCTGTTCGTCGCGCCGGTGGTGGTCGTCTCCCACACCTTCCCGGCCCGGCCGGGTGCGCTGCCGGACGCGGAGCTGTTCGTCCGCGAGGCGCTGCAACCGGTCGTCCTGGAGCAGGTCGAGAGCGCAGCGCTGTACGACGCGATCACCACGGCGTTGCTGGCCGCCGCGGGCCCGGACAACGGCGCTTTCGACGTCACCGTGCGGATCTTCCCCGACGGCGTGGAGGTCGAGGTGCTGCACGGCGCGACCCGGCCGTGGCTCGGGGCGTCGCCGCGGGTGGGGGACAAGCCGTTCGCCAGCTGGCTGGAGTCCGTGCTGGCCCGGCAGGGCCTCTCGCAGGAGGCCGCCGCGCAGCGGGCCGGGGTCTCGGTCCGCACGATCAGCCGGTGGCTGCGCGGTGACACCGAGCCCAGGCTGCGCGACCTGCGCCGGGTGCACGCGGTGTTCGGGCCGCCGCCGGCCGGATAA
- a CDS encoding DUF5947 family protein yields the protein MAVLRGFTGGVRAQLAPGEQCEMCTVPIGPVHPHVADVPDHRLLCTCRPCYLLFDVEAASRGHYRAVPENYRHDVDFAMTPAQWEALGIPVDLAFLFQQTDQGRHVAFYPSPGGATESLLDLASWAEVVAGDPLLAGLVPDVEAVLLRRLDDGFVCYLVPIDACYELVGLVRQYWEGFAGGEEVWQQIDAFFAGVAEKCRG from the coding sequence GTGGCGGTTCTTCGAGGGTTCACCGGCGGGGTCCGGGCGCAGCTCGCGCCGGGTGAGCAGTGCGAGATGTGCACGGTCCCGATCGGGCCCGTGCACCCGCATGTGGCCGACGTACCGGATCATCGGCTGCTGTGCACGTGCCGCCCGTGCTACCTGCTGTTCGACGTCGAGGCGGCGTCGCGCGGGCACTACCGCGCCGTACCGGAGAACTACCGGCACGACGTGGACTTCGCGATGACCCCGGCGCAGTGGGAGGCGCTGGGCATCCCGGTCGACCTGGCGTTCCTGTTCCAGCAGACCGATCAAGGGCGGCACGTCGCGTTCTACCCGAGTCCCGGCGGGGCCACCGAGTCGCTGCTCGATCTGGCGAGCTGGGCGGAGGTCGTGGCGGGAGATCCGCTGCTGGCCGGGCTCGTACCGGATGTCGAGGCTGTGCTGCTGCGGCGGTTGGACGACGGGTTCGTCTGCTACCTGGTGCCGATCGACGCCTGCTACGAGCTCGTCGGGCTGGTCCGGCAGTACTGGGAAGGGTTCGCCGGCGGCGAGGAGGTCTGGCAGCAGATCGACGCGTTCTTCGCCGGAGTCGCGGAGAAGTGCCGTGGTTGA
- a CDS encoding NifU family protein, with product MATSNGRDVQELSERIDVLLDEVQRRAEPEITAKVEELVRAVLALHGAGLQQLLARLDEPQVRSVLEDDLVAGLLLLHDLHPDDVATRIQHALDSVRPYLGSHAGGIDYLGIDDDGVVQLRLQGSCDGCPGSTATVRLTVENAVLDAAPEAVAVAVEGMVETKPRQTLLTIEPFRPQSEGWHPVTLVTAPGQVQKLVVAELELLVANLAGTFFAYRNSCPVCSSVLQHGRLEGDLLTCPRCTAQYDVRLAGRALAPVGAPPLEAMPLLPDGVEWKVAIPGRQPA from the coding sequence ATGGCAACGTCCAACGGTCGCGACGTCCAGGAACTGAGCGAGCGGATCGACGTGCTGCTGGACGAGGTCCAGCGGCGCGCCGAACCCGAGATCACGGCCAAGGTCGAGGAGCTGGTCCGAGCGGTGCTGGCGCTGCACGGCGCGGGCCTCCAGCAACTACTGGCGCGGCTGGACGAACCGCAGGTCCGGAGCGTGCTCGAGGACGACCTGGTCGCGGGCCTGCTGCTGCTGCACGACCTCCACCCCGACGACGTGGCGACGCGGATCCAGCACGCGCTGGACAGCGTCCGCCCGTACCTCGGTTCGCATGCCGGCGGCATCGACTACCTCGGCATCGACGACGACGGCGTGGTGCAGCTGCGCCTGCAGGGCAGCTGCGACGGATGTCCCGGTTCCACCGCGACGGTCCGGCTGACCGTGGAGAACGCGGTGCTCGACGCCGCGCCCGAGGCCGTCGCCGTCGCGGTGGAGGGAATGGTCGAGACCAAACCGCGGCAGACGCTGCTGACGATCGAGCCGTTCCGGCCGCAGTCCGAGGGCTGGCACCCGGTCACGCTCGTCACGGCGCCCGGGCAGGTGCAGAAGCTCGTGGTCGCCGAGCTCGAGCTGCTGGTCGCCAACCTGGCCGGCACGTTCTTTGCCTACCGCAACAGTTGCCCGGTCTGCTCGTCGGTCCTGCAGCACGGCCGGCTCGAGGGTGACCTGCTCACCTGCCCGCGCTGCACCGCCCAGTACGACGTACGCCTGGCCGGTCGTGCGCTGGCACCGGTCGGCGCCCCACCGCTCGAGGCGATGCCGCTGCTGCCGGACGGGGTCGAGTGGAAGGTCGCCATCCCGGGGAGGCAACCCGCGTGA
- the hypD gene encoding hydrogenase formation protein HypD, protein MKYLAEFSDPVLAKKLVDQIHATVTKPWAMMEVCGGQTHTIVRHGIDQLLPDGVEMIHGPGCPVCVTPLEIIDKALEIASQPGVVFCSFGDMLRVPGSGRDLFRIKSEGGDVRVVYSPLDALRIAKENPDREVVFFGIGFETTAPPNAMTVYQARKQDIANFSLLVSHVRVPPAISAIMESPNCRVQAFLAAGHVCSVMGVSEYPPLAAKYQVPIVVTGFEPLDILAGILRTVTQLERGEHVVENAYRRAVTDEGNTAAQAMLSDVFETTDRAWRGIGMIPRSGWRLSERYRAYDAEYRFQVRDIDTEESKVCRSGEVLQGHIKPHECEAFGTLCTPRNPLGATMVSSEGACAAYYLYRRLQTPEVVSSVG, encoded by the coding sequence ATGAAGTACTTGGCCGAGTTCAGCGATCCGGTGCTGGCGAAGAAGCTGGTCGACCAGATCCATGCGACCGTCACGAAGCCGTGGGCGATGATGGAGGTCTGCGGCGGGCAGACCCACACGATCGTCCGGCACGGGATCGACCAGCTGCTGCCGGACGGCGTCGAGATGATCCACGGGCCGGGCTGCCCGGTCTGCGTGACGCCGCTGGAGATCATCGACAAGGCGCTGGAGATCGCGTCCCAGCCCGGCGTCGTCTTCTGCTCGTTCGGGGACATGCTGCGGGTGCCGGGCAGCGGCCGCGACCTGTTCCGGATCAAGAGCGAGGGCGGTGACGTCCGGGTGGTCTACTCGCCGCTGGACGCGCTGCGGATCGCGAAGGAGAACCCGGATCGTGAGGTGGTGTTCTTCGGGATCGGCTTCGAGACGACGGCGCCGCCGAACGCGATGACGGTGTACCAGGCCAGGAAGCAGGACATCGCGAACTTCAGCCTGCTGGTCTCGCACGTCCGGGTGCCGCCGGCGATCTCCGCGATCATGGAGTCGCCGAACTGCCGGGTCCAGGCGTTCCTCGCGGCCGGGCACGTGTGCAGCGTGATGGGAGTCTCGGAGTACCCGCCGCTGGCCGCGAAGTACCAGGTGCCGATCGTCGTCACCGGGTTCGAGCCGCTGGACATCCTGGCCGGGATCCTGCGCACGGTGACGCAGCTGGAGCGCGGTGAGCACGTGGTCGAGAACGCGTACCGGCGGGCGGTCACCGACGAGGGCAACACGGCCGCCCAGGCGATGCTCTCCGACGTGTTCGAGACGACGGACCGCGCCTGGCGGGGGATCGGGATGATCCCGCGGAGCGGCTGGCGGCTGTCCGAGCGGTACCGCGCGTACGACGCCGAGTACCGGTTCCAGGTCCGGGACATCGACACCGAGGAGTCGAAGGTCTGCCGCAGCGGCGAGGTGCTGCAGGGACACATCAAACCGCACGAGTGCGAGGCGTTCGGAACGCTCTGTACGCCGAGGAACCCGCTGGGAGCGACGATGGTCTCGAGCGAGGGCGCCTGTGCGGCGTACTACCTCTACCGGCGGCTGCAGACGCCCGAGGTGGTGAGTTCCGTTGGCTGA
- a CDS encoding nickel-dependent hydrogenase large subunit, which translates to MTTTEPKIGQHLEPDAGKSSDVVEMAWDPITRIVGSLGIYANVNFKSKTVEQCHSTSSIFRGYSIFMKGKDPRDAHFITSRICGICGDNHATCSVYAQNMAYGVAPPHLGEWIVNLGEAAEYMFDHNIFQENLVGVDYCERMVKETNPGVLELANRTEAPHAGDHGYKTIGDIMRSLNPLEGDFYREALHVSRYTREMFCLMEGRHVHPSTLYPGGVGTVATIQLFTDYLTRLMRYIEFMKKVVPLHDDLFDFFYEALPGYEHVGERRVLLGCWGSLQDPAICDFDYKTMDAWGKRMFVTPGIVVDGKLVTNNLVDINLGLRILLGSSFYDDWAGGGHEKFVDKDPLGNPIDVRHPWNQHTIPKPQKRDFAGAYSWTMSPRWFDGTDHLALDTGGGPLARLWSTALSGLVNTDYVQATGQSVKIQLPRTALKPATEYEWKIPRWSNALERNRARTYFQAYAAALALHFCEKAMAEVRAGRTETWTPFKVPSDAISCGFTEAVRGVLSHHMVIRDGKIANYHPYPPTPWNGSVRDSYGTPGPYEDAVQNTPIFEENPPERFKGIDIMRAVRSFDPCLPCGVHMFVGNGREKTHLHSPTLAVKPY; encoded by the coding sequence ATGACCACCACCGAACCGAAGATCGGCCAGCACCTGGAACCCGATGCCGGCAAGAGCTCCGATGTCGTCGAGATGGCCTGGGACCCGATCACCCGGATCGTCGGCAGCCTCGGCATCTACGCGAACGTCAACTTCAAGTCCAAGACCGTCGAGCAGTGCCACAGCACGTCGTCGATCTTCCGCGGCTACAGCATCTTCATGAAGGGCAAGGACCCGCGCGACGCGCACTTCATCACCAGCCGGATCTGCGGCATCTGCGGCGACAACCACGCCACCTGCTCGGTCTACGCGCAGAACATGGCGTACGGCGTCGCGCCGCCGCATTTGGGCGAGTGGATCGTCAACCTGGGCGAGGCCGCGGAGTACATGTTCGACCACAACATCTTCCAGGAGAACCTGGTCGGGGTGGACTACTGCGAGCGGATGGTCAAGGAGACCAACCCCGGCGTCCTGGAACTGGCGAACCGGACCGAGGCGCCGCACGCCGGCGACCACGGCTACAAGACGATCGGCGACATCATGCGGTCGCTGAACCCGCTGGAGGGCGACTTCTACCGCGAGGCGCTGCACGTCAGCCGCTACACCCGCGAGATGTTCTGCCTGATGGAGGGCCGGCACGTGCACCCCTCCACGCTGTACCCCGGCGGGGTGGGCACGGTGGCGACGATCCAGCTGTTCACCGACTACCTGACCCGGCTGATGCGCTACATCGAGTTCATGAAGAAGGTCGTGCCGTTGCACGACGACCTGTTCGACTTCTTCTACGAGGCGCTGCCCGGCTACGAGCACGTCGGCGAGCGGCGGGTCCTGCTCGGCTGCTGGGGCAGTCTGCAGGACCCGGCGATCTGCGACTTCGACTACAAGACGATGGACGCCTGGGGCAAACGGATGTTCGTCACCCCCGGGATCGTGGTGGACGGCAAGCTGGTCACCAACAACCTGGTCGACATCAACCTCGGCCTGCGGATCCTGCTCGGCAGCTCGTTCTACGACGACTGGGCCGGCGGCGGTCACGAGAAGTTCGTCGACAAGGACCCGCTGGGCAACCCGATCGACGTCCGGCACCCGTGGAACCAGCACACGATCCCCAAGCCGCAGAAGCGCGACTTCGCCGGCGCCTACAGCTGGACGATGTCGCCCCGCTGGTTCGACGGCACCGACCACCTCGCGCTCGACACCGGGGGCGGACCGCTCGCCCGGCTCTGGTCGACCGCGCTGTCCGGCCTGGTGAACACCGACTACGTGCAGGCCACCGGGCAAAGCGTGAAGATCCAGCTGCCCCGGACCGCGCTGAAGCCGGCCACGGAGTACGAGTGGAAGATCCCGCGCTGGAGCAACGCGCTGGAGCGCAACCGCGCGCGGACCTACTTCCAGGCGTACGCCGCCGCGCTCGCGCTGCACTTCTGCGAGAAGGCGATGGCCGAGGTGCGGGCCGGCCGGACCGAGACCTGGACGCCGTTCAAGGTTCCGAGCGACGCGATCTCGTGCGGCTTCACCGAGGCGGTCCGCGGCGTGCTGTCGCACCACATGGTGATCCGCGACGGCAAGATCGCGAACTACCACCCGTACCCACCGACCCCGTGGAACGGCAGCGTCCGGGACAGCTACGGCACCCCGGGCCCGTACGAGGACGCGGTCCAGAACACGCCGATCTTCGAGGAGAACCCGCCGGAGCGGTTCAAGGGGATCGACATCATGCGGGCGGTCCGCAGCTTCGACCCGTGCCTGCCGTGCGGCGTACACATGTTCGTCGGCAACGGGCGGGAGAAGACTCATCTGCACTCGCCCACCCTCGCGGTGAAGCCGTACTGA
- the hypF gene encoding carbamoyltransferase HypF, which yields MSGVVQGVGFRPFVYALARELGLSGQVANTAAGVVAEVEGAPEAVRTFRRRIGTDAPPLAVVESVAWEEVPARGGTVFVIRDSTRGAGRTLVSPDVAQCNDCAAEQDDPADRRYRHPFVTCTNCGPRFTIVTGLPYDRTATTMAGFPLCPDCAREYADPADRRFHAQPIACPACGPRLSFSRPGAGPSYDENALAAAHRVLTGGGILAVKGIGGFHLVCDAGDSAAVGMLRKRKDRGDKPFAVMAADLETARQIAVIGPAEEASLTGHQRPIVLLRRTVCSAVVAEVAPGNPDLGVMLPYTPLHRLLFDQPGPTVLVMTSGNVSGEPIVIDDAEALDRLAPLADAWLGHDRPIHVPCDDSVVRVVDELELPVRRSRGYAPFPVALPFPVRQVLAVGGDLKNTFAVAGGRYAWLSGHVGDMDDLATLAAFERAERHLEELTGVRPEVLVADKHPAYRSRQWAQLHADGRPVVGVQHHHAHLASVLAEHGYDGGPVIGFAFDGTGYGDDGAVWGGEVLLADYDGFERYAHLAYVPLPGGDAGVRNPCRMALAHLHAAGIEWDRRLPAVQACTGDELDRLERQLDRNLACAPTSSMGRLFDAVSSLAGVCHRAGYEAQAAIELEGVSAVAPFGKAYGFRWAEGLIDPAPVLAAVVRDVVDGVPPTVIGARFHQGLVEVMVEVAEQARAARGLSTVALSGGVFVNQLLLSASSRALRAAGFAVLRHRRVPPTDAGIALGQLAVAARVPVPKEETACV from the coding sequence GTGTCCGGCGTGGTTCAGGGCGTCGGCTTCCGGCCGTTCGTGTACGCCTTGGCCCGCGAGCTCGGGCTGTCCGGACAGGTGGCGAACACGGCGGCCGGTGTGGTCGCCGAGGTCGAGGGCGCGCCGGAGGCGGTGCGAACCTTCAGGCGCCGGATCGGGACGGACGCGCCGCCGTTGGCCGTGGTGGAGTCGGTGGCGTGGGAGGAGGTGCCGGCCCGCGGTGGCACTGTCTTCGTCATCCGGGACTCGACCCGCGGGGCGGGCCGTACGCTGGTTTCGCCGGATGTTGCTCAGTGCAACGACTGTGCGGCCGAGCAGGACGATCCGGCGGACCGCCGGTACCGGCACCCGTTCGTCACCTGCACGAACTGCGGGCCGCGCTTCACGATCGTCACCGGCCTGCCGTACGACCGCACCGCCACCACGATGGCCGGGTTTCCGCTCTGCCCGGACTGCGCGCGCGAGTACGCCGACCCGGCCGATCGCAGGTTCCACGCGCAACCGATCGCCTGCCCGGCCTGCGGGCCGCGGCTCAGCTTCTCGCGTCCGGGCGCCGGGCCGTCGTACGACGAGAACGCGCTGGCCGCGGCCCATCGGGTGCTGACCGGCGGCGGGATCCTCGCGGTCAAAGGGATCGGGGGATTCCACCTCGTCTGCGACGCGGGTGACTCGGCGGCTGTGGGGATGCTGCGCAAACGCAAGGACCGTGGCGACAAGCCGTTCGCGGTGATGGCCGCGGACCTGGAGACCGCGCGGCAGATCGCGGTGATCGGGCCGGCCGAGGAGGCGTCGCTCACCGGGCACCAGCGCCCGATCGTGCTGCTGCGCCGTACCGTGTGCTCCGCGGTCGTCGCGGAGGTCGCGCCGGGCAACCCGGACCTGGGTGTGATGCTGCCGTACACGCCGCTGCACCGGCTGCTCTTCGACCAGCCCGGGCCGACCGTGCTCGTGATGACCAGCGGGAACGTCTCCGGCGAACCGATCGTGATCGACGACGCCGAGGCGCTGGACCGCCTGGCACCGCTGGCGGACGCGTGGCTCGGGCACGACCGGCCGATCCACGTGCCGTGCGACGACTCCGTCGTCCGCGTGGTGGACGAGCTGGAGCTGCCCGTACGGCGCTCGCGCGGCTATGCGCCGTTCCCGGTCGCGCTGCCGTTCCCGGTGCGGCAAGTGCTGGCCGTTGGTGGAGACCTGAAGAACACCTTCGCCGTGGCCGGTGGGCGGTACGCGTGGTTGTCGGGACACGTCGGGGACATGGACGACCTCGCGACGCTGGCCGCCTTCGAGCGGGCCGAACGGCATCTCGAGGAGCTGACCGGCGTACGGCCGGAGGTGCTGGTGGCGGACAAGCATCCGGCGTACCGGTCGCGGCAGTGGGCACAGTTGCACGCCGACGGGCGGCCGGTGGTCGGCGTACAGCATCATCACGCGCACCTGGCGTCGGTGCTGGCCGAGCACGGGTACGACGGTGGGCCGGTGATCGGCTTCGCCTTCGACGGGACCGGGTACGGCGACGACGGCGCGGTCTGGGGCGGTGAGGTGCTGCTGGCCGACTACGACGGGTTCGAGCGGTACGCGCACCTGGCGTACGTTCCCTTGCCCGGTGGCGATGCGGGGGTCCGGAACCCGTGCCGGATGGCCTTGGCGCATTTGCACGCGGCCGGCATCGAGTGGGATCGGCGGCTGCCGGCGGTGCAAGCCTGTACGGGAGACGAACTGGATCGCCTCGAGCGGCAGCTCGACCGGAACCTGGCGTGCGCGCCGACGTCGAGCATGGGCCGGCTGTTCGACGCGGTGTCGTCGCTGGCCGGGGTGTGCCACCGCGCCGGGTACGAGGCGCAGGCGGCGATCGAGCTGGAAGGCGTTTCCGCGGTAGCGCCGTTCGGCAAGGCCTACGGTTTCCGTTGGGCAGAAGGGCTGATCGACCCGGCGCCGGTGCTCGCGGCCGTCGTGCGGGATGTTGTCGACGGAGTGCCGCCGACGGTGATCGGGGCACGGTTCCACCAAGGCTTGGTCGAGGTGATGGTGGAGGTCGCCGAGCAGGCCCGGGCCGCGCGCGGGCTGTCGACGGTCGCGCTGTCCGGCGGGGTGTTCGTCAACCAATTGTTGCTTTCAGCAAGTAGCCGGGCGCTGCGCGCGGCCGGCTTCGCCGTACTGCGGCACCGGCGGGTCCCGCCGACCGATGCCGGGATCGCACTCGGTCAGCTGGCCGTCGCGGCCCGCGTCCCCGTACCGAAGGAGGAAACAGCATGTGTCTAG
- a CDS encoding hydrogenase expression protein HypE, translating into MSTTLEPEQAQQEADEGVVHILWMNGGLSCDGDSVALTAATQPSIEEIVLGALPGLPKIAVHWPLIDFECGPETGADNFIEWWHKADRGELEPFVLVVEGSIPNEAIKTDGYWAGFGNNPATGQPMKTSEWLDRLAPKATAVVAVGTCAAYGGIHAMAGNPTGAMGVPDYLGWSWKSKAGLPIVCVPGCPIHPDNLSETLVYLLYQVAGQAPMIPLDAELRPQWLFGATVHEGCDRAGYYEQGDFAKEYGSPKCLVKLGCWGPVVNCNVPKRGWINGVGGCPNVGGICIACTMPGFPDKFMPFMDEPTGARISTAASTVYGTVIRRLRKISQHQKNKEPKWRHTGPNLTTGYEKVRQP; encoded by the coding sequence ATGTCGACGACCCTGGAACCCGAGCAGGCGCAGCAGGAGGCCGACGAGGGTGTCGTGCACATCCTCTGGATGAACGGTGGCCTGAGCTGCGACGGCGACTCCGTCGCGCTCACCGCGGCGACCCAGCCCAGCATCGAGGAGATCGTGCTCGGGGCGTTGCCGGGACTGCCGAAGATCGCGGTGCACTGGCCGCTGATCGACTTCGAGTGCGGCCCGGAGACCGGCGCGGACAACTTCATCGAGTGGTGGCACAAGGCCGACCGCGGTGAACTGGAGCCGTTCGTCCTGGTCGTCGAGGGCTCGATCCCGAACGAGGCGATCAAGACCGACGGGTACTGGGCCGGCTTCGGCAACAACCCGGCCACCGGTCAGCCGATGAAGACGTCGGAGTGGCTGGACCGGCTGGCGCCGAAGGCCACGGCGGTCGTTGCCGTCGGCACCTGTGCGGCGTACGGCGGGATCCACGCGATGGCGGGCAACCCGACCGGCGCGATGGGGGTGCCGGACTACCTGGGCTGGAGCTGGAAGTCGAAGGCGGGCCTGCCGATCGTCTGTGTGCCCGGCTGTCCGATCCATCCTGACAACCTGTCGGAGACGTTGGTCTACCTGCTCTACCAGGTGGCCGGTCAGGCACCGATGATCCCGCTGGACGCCGAGCTGCGGCCGCAGTGGCTGTTCGGCGCGACCGTGCACGAGGGCTGCGACCGCGCCGGGTACTACGAGCAGGGCGACTTCGCCAAGGAGTACGGCTCCCCCAAGTGCCTGGTGAAGCTGGGCTGCTGGGGACCGGTGGTCAACTGCAACGTCCCGAAGCGCGGCTGGATCAACGGCGTCGGCGGCTGCCCGAACGTGGGCGGGATCTGTATCGCCTGCACGATGCCCGGCTTCCCGGACAAGTTCATGCCGTTCATGGACGAGCCGACCGGCGCCCGGATCTCGACCGCGGCCAGCACGGTCTACGGCACCGTCATCCGGCGGCTGCGCAAGATCTCCCAGCACCAGAAGAACAAAGAGCCCAAGTGGCGGCACACGGGCCCGAACCTGACCACCGGCTACGAGAAGGTGCGGCAGCCATGA
- a CDS encoding DUF6084 family protein, with the protein MVDLEFTCLGADADRYAATPTIQLHLRITETTGTPVHALALRCQIRIEPIRRRYDDTEGEALADLFGERARWGETLKPLQLAFVTQMVAGFTGSADVDLALPCSYDFDVAAHKYLYALREGGVPLLLLFNGTIFTGRPGTLSVTPVAWQKETSYALPVPVWRAAMDQHFPGAAWLRLRRETFDKLYDYRAREALPGWDDAIERLLKEKLG; encoded by the coding sequence GTGGTTGATCTCGAGTTCACCTGCCTGGGGGCCGATGCCGACCGGTACGCCGCGACGCCGACGATCCAGTTGCACCTGCGCATCACCGAGACGACCGGGACGCCGGTGCACGCGCTCGCGCTGCGCTGCCAGATCCGGATCGAGCCGATCCGACGCCGGTACGACGACACGGAGGGCGAGGCGCTCGCGGACCTGTTCGGGGAACGGGCGCGGTGGGGCGAGACGCTGAAGCCGTTGCAGCTGGCGTTCGTGACGCAGATGGTGGCCGGGTTCACCGGGTCGGCCGACGTCGACCTGGCGCTGCCGTGCAGCTACGACTTCGACGTCGCCGCGCACAAGTACCTGTACGCGCTGCGCGAGGGCGGCGTACCGCTGCTGCTGCTCTTCAACGGGACGATCTTCACCGGGCGGCCGGGGACGTTGTCGGTGACCCCGGTCGCATGGCAGAAGGAGACGTCGTACGCGCTGCCGGTGCCGGTGTGGCGGGCGGCGATGGACCAGCACTTCCCGGGGGCCGCGTGGTTGCGGCTGCGGCGCGAGACCTTCGACAAGCTGTACGACTACCGGGCGCGGGAGGCGCTGCCGGGCTGGGACGACGCGATCGAGCGGCTGCTGAAGGAGAAGCTGGGATGA
- a CDS encoding hydrogenase maturation protease, which yields MKVLIAGLGNVFCTDDAFGVSVIEVLARRSWPDGVEVRDFGIRGIHLAYQLLEPYQLVVLVDVVQRGEVPGTVYVMEAEPGAVPEDEVAMDAHDLGPDAVLALVPRLGGTLGRVVVVGCEPAELGAGIGLTPAVQGAVETAARLVTDLVVAERVSP from the coding sequence ATGAAGGTGCTGATCGCGGGGTTGGGGAACGTGTTCTGCACCGACGACGCGTTCGGGGTGTCGGTGATCGAGGTGCTGGCGCGGCGGTCGTGGCCGGATGGGGTCGAGGTGCGGGACTTCGGGATCCGCGGGATCCACTTGGCGTACCAGCTGCTGGAGCCGTACCAGCTGGTCGTGCTGGTGGACGTCGTCCAGCGGGGTGAGGTGCCGGGCACGGTGTACGTGATGGAGGCCGAGCCGGGCGCCGTACCGGAGGACGAGGTCGCGATGGACGCGCACGATCTCGGGCCGGACGCGGTGCTGGCCCTGGTGCCGCGGTTGGGTGGGACGTTGGGACGGGTCGTCGTGGTCGGGTGCGAGCCCGCCGAGCTGGGGGCGGGGATCGGGCTGACGCCGGCGGTACAGGGCGCGGTGGAGACCGCGGCCCGCCTGGTGACCGACCTGGTCGTTGCCGAGCGGGTGTCGCCGTAA
- a CDS encoding HypC/HybG/HupF family hydrogenase formation chaperone codes for MEIREEDGTRMGMVDFGGVLKDVCLAYLPDLEVGEYTIVHVGFALQRLDEESARQSLALYRQLGALEEEFGDHWGLAAQQAGERRPPGTEETMT; via the coding sequence GTGGAGATCCGGGAAGAGGACGGCACGCGGATGGGGATGGTGGACTTCGGCGGTGTGCTGAAGGACGTCTGCCTGGCCTACCTGCCCGACCTGGAGGTCGGCGAGTACACGATCGTGCACGTCGGGTTCGCGTTGCAGCGCCTCGACGAGGAGTCGGCGCGGCAGTCGCTGGCGCTGTACCGGCAGCTGGGCGCGCTGGAGGAGGAGTTCGGGGACCACTGGGGACTCGCGGCGCAGCAGGCCGGCGAACGGCGGCCGCCGGGGACAGAGGAGACGATGACATGA